The following nucleotide sequence is from Chitinophagaceae bacterium.
TTGAGAAACATGCACATGATGAGGGAAGGCTAAAGGGTTATGATTTGGCTGATTATCTGGAAAGGATTGATTGGCGGTTGTTTAGGTCTGGTGGTTGATGGATGGTTTCCCTGCTGTTCATGCATATGATTATTTCACTTGAGATAAATTTTTCTTCACGAAATAATTTGTTCCGTATTATCTCTTTTCAGTTTGTGTCAATGGTCCCGGGATTCTTGTGTTAGCGCATCGTTTCACCTCTATCATTCAAATATAGAGTCATTTGGTTAACTAATCTAAAAATATTTCTGTTTTTTTGTAATAAATTCAAATCCAGAAATACTTTATTAGAAACAGATGTCAAAACCATGAAATCATTGAAAGAGGAATTTCTCGAAATACTTACAAATTATCAAGGGATATTATATAAAGTCAGCTTGGTATACTTTAAAAATAGAACTGATAGAGAAGACAATATTCAGGAAATCATTTATCAACTTTGGAAGTCGTACCCAACAATTAAAAATCATAATAGAATCGGTTCATGGATTTACGCTGTTTCAATAAATACTTCAATTTCAAGGGTTAAAAAGGTGTCACGAATTGAGTACAGAGAAACAGTCCCTGAAATACACGACAGCTCTGATTTAATTGATAATATTTCAAAGAATGAATCCTTGCAATTATTGCTAAATGCAATCTATAATCTTGAAGATGTTGACAAATCAATCATGCTGCTTTATTTGGAAGAAAAGAGCTATAATGAAATTGCTGATATTATTGGCATATCAAAGTCGAATGTGGGTGTTAGAATTAATCGGGCAAAAGAAGCACTAAAACAAAACATTAAAACACAAAGCCATGGAAAATAATGAGTTACAATTAATATGGAGAACTGTCAACTCTGATATTAAACAGAAATCCAGGGATGAATTAGATCTGTTATTATCGTCAAAGGCCAGACAAGTATTTACCGAATTTTTAATCTTGAATATTACTGCTATTCCAGTTTGTATAGGCTTAATGGTTTGGTTATTAATATCTACGGCTCATAGAATAGATGATCGCCTATATGTTGCAAACAATATCCTACTAGGGTCAATTGTATTGTTTGCGTTATTTTACGTAATCCGGGAATGGTATCGATTTAAACGGAGCAAAATGGATAAACCGGTCAAAGAATGGTTAGAGACAGAAATCAATCTGTTGTCTAAATGGCTAATTGGCAAATACAGGAGAATAAATTTTTATATCATCCCTATTATATACATCCTATCTGTTTTATCAATTCATGTCTACTATTCAGAGCTATATTTTACTGAAGTATTTCGTTCGGATAAATTCATAAATGAAGATATGTGGGGGTTTATTATTTTTACACCAATTCTTTTTGCTATTCTTTATTATAGTTTGATAAAACTCCGTAAGCATCAGATAAATAAATTGCAATTTCTAAAAGATCTGCACGATCGTCTTTGCAATTATTGCTAACGGTTGAGGCTAAAATCTGGCGTGCATTTCGGAGCACGTCACTGTCCACCACTGCA
It contains:
- a CDS encoding sigma-70 family RNA polymerase sigma factor, which produces MKSLKEEFLEILTNYQGILYKVSLVYFKNRTDREDNIQEIIYQLWKSYPTIKNHNRIGSWIYAVSINTSISRVKKVSRIEYRETVPEIHDSSDLIDNISKNESLQLLLNAIYNLEDVDKSIMLLYLEEKSYNEIADIIGISKSNVGVRINRAKEALKQNIKTQSHGK